From Pelmatolapia mariae isolate MD_Pm_ZW linkage group LG22, Pm_UMD_F_2, whole genome shotgun sequence, a single genomic window includes:
- the pag1 gene encoding phosphoprotein associated with glycosphingolipid-enriched microdomains 1 — translation MAPVLSGVWWGPDAGVVGSGTAASTGVASWLGSGQLILIVTLSILTALLLVSVLLLLCASCQGQKKAVNGHPAGDHQSLVNGVSERDVSQSADSPATDAAVSTSHNGPLTSGTILTDTQDTSPQLSEEMLSSQSELRSSKCPQDRELPSIPPNNALIGNGPPPSGDSTYEVVKEMAVASRDVSADESLYETVKELKDPPAEAGLPNGTIQPSPDEPPPHPPALLNGHVSPNTPERGPIFAGAEYASVNLNKKSRHSADMEAKRRSGNAAVPQQKPREEPEEDLPPPVPEKVLDENDNQPALMMNGLAEAGLHNGELHSPPSPAPKFDNHVLSDNESAVYSTVNKTNCDDAVNEEDKEHDYSSIAEIKGLVPASSSGDLYATVRDIYSQPDEPGPADSTDPGYETIRIPKTNSSEDEHRAEGSDVGKAEPDYESVGELGLGPEMSRL, via the exons ATGGCTCCGGTGCTGAGTGGAGTGTGGTGGGGGCCGGACGCAGGCGTCGTCGGGTCGGGGACGGCAGCTTCTACTGGTGTGGCCTCGTGGCTGGGGAGCGGGCAGCTGATCTTGATCGTCACCCTCAGCATCCTCACCGCTTTGCTGCTGGTgtcggtgctgctgctgctctgcgcTAGCTGCCAGGG gCAGAAGAAAGCGGTGAATGGACACCCAGCGGGAGATCATCAGAGCCTCGTGAATGga GTTTCAGAGAGAGACGTCAGCCAATCAGCAGACAGTCCAGCGACTGATGCGGCGGTCAGCACCTCTCACAATGGGCCTCTCACCAGCGGTACAA TTCTCACGGACACACAGGACACCAGTCCCCAGTTGTCAGAGGAGATGCTCTCCAGCCAATCAGAGCTCAGGTCCTCCAAGTGCCCTCAGGACCGTGAGCTTCCCAGCATCCCTCCCAACAACGCCCTTATCGGGAACGGACCCCCACCCTCAGGAGACAGCACGTATGAG GTGGTGAAGGAAATGGCCGTGGCCTCACGTGACGTCAGTGCCGATGAATCCCTGTACGAGACGGTCAAGGAGCTCAAAGACCCTCCTGCAGAGGCTGGCCTCCCAAACGGTACCATCCAGCCGAGTCCAGACGAACCTCCGCCTCATCCTCCCGCTCTTCTTAACGGCCACGTCAGCCCAAACACACCTGAGCGGGGGCCCATCTTCGCCGGGGCGGAGTACGCCTCTGTCAACCTGAATAAGAAGAGCCGTCACAGCGCAGACATGGAGGCCAAAAGGCGCTCTGGTAATGCTGCCGTTCCTCAACAAAAGCCTCGGGAGGAGCCAGAGGAGGATTTACCGCCACCGGTACCGGAGAAGGTTCTGGATGAAAATGACAACCAGCCAGCACTGATGATGAATGGGCTCGCAGAGGCTGGACTGCACAATGGAGAG TTACACTCCCCTCCGTCTCCTGCACCGAAGTTCGACAACCACGTTCTGTCAGACAATGAG TCAGCGGTGTACTCCACAgtcaacaaaacaaactgtgacGACGCTGTTAACGAGGAGGACAAAGAGCACGACTACAGCAGCATAGCGGAGATTAAAGGTCTGGTCCCGGCCTCCTCCTCCGGTGACCTCTACGCCACCGTTCGAGATATCTACAGCCAACCCGATGAGCCCGGCCCCGCCGACAGCACAGACCCAGGCTACGAAACCATCCGCATCCCAAAGACTAATAGCTCAGAGGATGAGCACCGGGCCGAGGGGTCAGACGTGGGCAAGGCGGAGCCCGACTATGAAAGCGTCGGAGAGCTGGGTCTGGGCCCAGAAATGTCCCGCCTTTAA